From Onychostoma macrolepis isolate SWU-2019 chromosome 05, ASM1243209v1, whole genome shotgun sequence, one genomic window encodes:
- the rpl12 gene encoding 60S ribosomal protein L12 isoform X1 yields the protein MPPKFDPTEIKIVYMRCTGGEVGATSSLAPKIGPLGLSPKKVGDDIAKATGDWKGLRITVKLTIQNRQAAIEVVPSASALIIKALKEPPRDRKKVKNIKHSGSVTFDEIVGVARVMRPRSIARELSGTIKEILGTAQSVGCTIDGRPPHDVIDDINSGKVECPTE from the exons ATGCCTCCTAAATTCGACCCCACCGAGATAAAAATCG TGTACATGAGATGCACCGGTGGAGAGGTTGGTGCCACTTCCTCGCTGGCCCCCAAAATCGGACCTTTGGGTCTT TCCCCTAAGAAGGTGGGTGATGACATCGCAAAGGCAACCGGTGACTGGAAGGGCCTGCGAATCACTGTGAAACTGACCATTCAGAACAGGCAAGCAGCG ATTGAGGTGGTGCCATCAGCCTCCGCCCTCATCATCAAGGCGCTGAAGGAACCTCCCCGTGACAGGAAGAAGGTCAagaaca tTAAGCACTCTGGAAGCGTTACTTTCGACGAGATCGTTGGCGTTGCCCGTGTCATGAGGCCAAGATCTATTGCCAGGGAACTTAGTG GTACCATTAAAGAGATTCTTGGCACAGCTCAGTCTGTGGGCTGCACCATTGATGGTCGCCCTCCCCATGATGTCATTGATGACATCAACAGTGGCAAAGTTGAATGCCCAACT GAGTAA
- the pole3 gene encoding DNA polymerase epsilon subunit 3, protein MAERPEDLNLPNAVITRIIKEALPDGVNVSKEARRAISQAASVFVLYATSCANNFAMKAKRKTLNAGDVMSAMEEMEFERFLQPLREALEAYKKGQKGKKEASEQKRKDKEKKNSIDENDKSRDEEEDEHMDDEQEGENEGEEEDVEN, encoded by the exons ATGGCCGAGAGACCAGAGGACCTCAATCTTCCCAATGCTGTCATCACGCGGATTATAAAGGAGGCA TTGCCAGATGGAGTTAACGTCTCCAAGGAGGCACGAAGAGCGATATCTCAAGCAGCCAGTGTTTTCGTTCTCTATGCAACATCTTG TGCAAACAATTTTGCTATGAAAGCAAAAAGGAAGACACTCAACGCTGGAGATGTGATGTCAGCTATGGAGGAGATGGAGTTTGAGCGTTTCTTGCAACCACTGCGGGAAGCACTTGAAG CTTACAAGAAAGGTCAAAAAGGCAAGAAGGAGGCATCTGAGCAAAAACGTAAGGACAAGGAGAAGAAGAACAGCATAGATGAGAACGACAAGAGTAGAGATGAAGAGGAAGACGAGCACATGGATGATGAGCAGGAGGGAGAGAATGAAGGAGAGGAAGAGGATGTGGAGAACTGA
- the lrsam1 gene encoding E3 ubiquitin-protein ligase LRSAM1 encodes MFLFSKKKKPSEDSIKRLEYQLCLAKEAGADDILDISACELAEVPSSAFSICKVLQKKVLILHGNDLRSLVPKGCCIGALAALKVLDLHENKLTSLPDDTGQLLSLQVLNVEKNHIKQLPDSIGNLRHLQTLNVKGNNLTVIPVSVGRMSSLRTLDISENSIRELPKELANVRTLESLILDAQVMRYPPASVCTAGTEEVQRYLCSEMGLEYCPPSQYLLPVLEHDEGKQEVDCVDGEEMAWKSKFMDYEKRKEQKQLEKLIFEKDLEEKQREHTQLFLLNNSRKEDVLLSVKLEQQRLELGVSQQQKAQETERQKMLDKVRVAESNIMSRISDLLLDNKRQAKSAEFLQALEEDRIRMEHLTAITQDEANSLRKKEVACAMQRMLSESYSLRLLQEAREAKTQILVSETCRSLDYMDRKFDQVLSLQQLDKSKAISQILQEEEMQKAAFEALQLQKDSVHAYIRNQIKLIEAELMQLTKLEVKRRNLDTENLQEVLADQRTALTDLLQQLLKQKDQREEELRMVLVEMEQKSESNQQNYWMIQYQRLLDAKPLSLRMQEAAVDADLGNLLCKLSAQHYLPIIAHHRITAEALRHMTTKDLRKLGINEVGVQKALLHWARERTLSDPLPKTAKEMQEAGPSTPSAPLQQQLTPPLTPSTPLTPTAPSPDRWNSSECVVCMEHESQVIFLPCGHVCCCQTCSDALQSCPLCRGSISQRVRLYHG; translated from the exons ATGTTTCTGTTCTCCAAAAAGAAGAAACCCAGTGAGGATTCCATAAAACGCCTGGAATACCAGCTATGCTTA GCCAAAGAAGCAGGTGCTGATGATATTCTGGACATTTCTGCCTGTGAGCTTGCAGAG GTTCCCTCCAGTGCCTTCTCCATATGTAAAGTCCTCCAGAAGAAA GTGTTAATTCTTCATGGAAATGACCTGAGGTCACTTGTTCCTAAAGGTTGCTGCATTGGTGCCTTAGCAGCTTTAAAG GTGTTGGACCTGCATGAAAATAAGCTCACATCACTTCCTGATGACACTGGGCAGCTTTTGTCCTTGCAg GTGCTGAATGTAGAGAAGAACCACATTAAACAGCTGCCGGACTCTATAGGGAATCTACGGCATCTACAGACACTTAATGTAAAag GGAACAACCTTACTGTCATTCCTGTGTCTGTGGGGCGCATGAGTAGCCTGCGCACACTAGACATAAGTGAGAACAGCATTAGAGAATTACCTAAAGAACTGGCCAATGTTCGCACTTTAGAA AGCCTGATCCTGGATGCACAGGTTATGAGGTATCCACCTGCGTCAGTGTGCACGGCCGGCACAGAGGAAGTGCAGCGCTACCTCTGTTCAG AGATGGGTCTGGAGTATTGCCCTCCATCCCAGTATCTGCTGCCTGTGCTGGAGCATGATGAAGGGAAGCAGGAGGTGGATTGTGTCGATGGTGAAGAGATGGCCTGGAAG AGCAAATTCATGGACTATGAGAAAAGAAAG GAGCAGAAACAGCTGGAAAAGTTGATCTTTGAGAAAGATCTggaagagaaacagagagagcaCACTCAGCTCTTCCTCCTCAACAACTCCCGCAAAGAGGATGTCTTGCTGTCTGTCAAACTG GAGCAGCAACGGTTGGAGTTAGGTGTGTCTCAGCAGCAGAAGGCCCAGGAAACAGAGAGGCAGAAAATGCTGGATAAAGTGCGTGTGGCAGAGAGCAATATCATGAGTCGCATCTCTGACCTCCTACTTGATAACAAACG CCAGGCAAAGAGCGCCGAGTTTCTGCAAGCTCTGGAGGAAGACCG TATACGAATGGAACACCTTACTGCCATCACACAGGATGAAGCCAACTCTCTTAGGAAGAAGGAAGTGGCAT GTGCCATGCAGAGGATGCTGTCAGAGAGCTACTCTTTAAGGTTACTTCAGGAGGCCAGGGAAGCCAAGACACAGATTCTAGTGTCTGAGACCTGCAGGAG TTTGGACTATATGGATAGGAAGTTTGACCAAGTGTTGTCCCTGCAGCAGCTAGACAAAAGCAAAGCCATTAGTCAGATCCTTCAAGAG GaggaaatgcagaaggctgccTTTGAAGCCCTCCAACTCCAGAAGGACAGTGTGCATGCTTATATCCGTAATCAG ATTAAACTCATAGAGGCAGAGTTAATGCAGTTGACAAAGCTGGAGGTTAAGAGGAGGAATTTGGACACTGAGAACCTGCAG gaGGTGCTAGCTGACCAGAGGACTGCTCTGACTGACCTACTGCAGCAGTTACTCAAACAGAAGGACCAAAGGGAGGAGGAACTCAGGATGGTTTTG gtggaGATGGAGCAGAAAAGTGAATCCAATCAGCAGAACTACTGGATGATCCAGTATCAGAGGCTCCTGGATGCCAAACCTCTGTCTCTGCGGATGCAG GAGGCAGCCGTAGATGCAGATCTGGGGAATCTGCTGTGTAAACTCTCTGCTCAACACTACCTGCCAATCATAGCTCACCACCGAATCACTGCTGAGGCCTTGCGACACATGACCACTAAAGACCTTAGAAAG TTGGGCATTAATGAGGTTGGCGTGCAGAAAGCTCTTCTCCACTGGGCCAGAGAACGCACTCTGTCTGATC CATTGCCTAAAACAGCAAAAGAGATGCAGGAAGCTGGTCCATCTACTCCAAGTGCCCCACTTCAACAGCAGCTCACTCCTCCACTGACCCCCAGCACCCCCCTCACCCCCACTGCCCCAAGTCCTGATAGATGGAACAGTTCCGAGTGTGTGGTGTGCATGGAACATGAG TCACAGGTGATCTTCCTGCCGTGTGGGCATGTATGCTGTTGCCAGACCTGCAGCGATGCCCTGCAGTCCTGCCCTCTGTGCCGTGGCTCTATATCTCAGCGGGTCCGTCTTTACCATGGCTGA
- the rpl12 gene encoding 60S ribosomal protein L12 isoform X2: MRCTGGEVGATSSLAPKIGPLGLSPKKVGDDIAKATGDWKGLRITVKLTIQNRQAAIEVVPSASALIIKALKEPPRDRKKVKNIKHSGSVTFDEIVGVARVMRPRSIARELSGTIKEILGTAQSVGCTIDGRPPHDVIDDINSGKVECPTE, encoded by the exons ATGAGATGCACCGGTGGAGAGGTTGGTGCCACTTCCTCGCTGGCCCCCAAAATCGGACCTTTGGGTCTT TCCCCTAAGAAGGTGGGTGATGACATCGCAAAGGCAACCGGTGACTGGAAGGGCCTGCGAATCACTGTGAAACTGACCATTCAGAACAGGCAAGCAGCG ATTGAGGTGGTGCCATCAGCCTCCGCCCTCATCATCAAGGCGCTGAAGGAACCTCCCCGTGACAGGAAGAAGGTCAagaaca tTAAGCACTCTGGAAGCGTTACTTTCGACGAGATCGTTGGCGTTGCCCGTGTCATGAGGCCAAGATCTATTGCCAGGGAACTTAGTG GTACCATTAAAGAGATTCTTGGCACAGCTCAGTCTGTGGGCTGCACCATTGATGGTCGCCCTCCCCATGATGTCATTGATGACATCAACAGTGGCAAAGTTGAATGCCCAACT GAGTAA